In the genome of Magnolia sinica isolate HGM2019 chromosome 2, MsV1, whole genome shotgun sequence, one region contains:
- the LOC131236742 gene encoding putative 12-oxophytodienoate reductase 11 encodes MGEMPLLSSYKLGRFQLSHRVVLAPMSRSRSYDHVPQQHVVLYYSQRASEGGLLISEATSVSNTGAGSANIPGIWTSEQVRAWRTVVDAVHEKGGVFFCQLWHAGRVHDANLPYGQPPISSSNKTLTAELYPGLTFNPTRPLATEEIPTSVDDFRLAARNAMEAGFDGVEIHAANGYLIDQFLKDGVNNRTDEYGGTIENRCRFALEVVEAVVGEIGADKVGIRLSPFSSYMECRDSDPEALGLYMARALNKYHVAYAHFIEPRIDDQGDIFETPHSLGPMRKTFKGSWIVSGGYTREDGNKAIADGAADLVAYGRYFISNPDLPKRFEVNATLSKYDRATFYTHDPVVGYTDYPFMEPHTPTPDGRSDPLTSW; translated from the exons ATGGGTGAAATGCCATTACTTTCTTCTTACAAATTGGGAAGATTTCAACTCTCTCACAG ggTTGTATTAGCACCAATGTCCAGATCAAGATCATATGATCATGTCCCTCAGCAACATGTAGTCTTGTATTACTCCCAAAGAGCCTCAGAGGGAGGGCTTCTCATATCTGAAGCTACATCAGTTTCCAACACTGGTGCTGG GTCTGCAAACATCCCTGGCATTTGGACGAGTGAACAAGTGCGAGCATGGAGAACTGTTGTGGATGCTGTTCATGAAAAGGGGGGAGTCTTCTTTTGCCAGCTTTGGCATGCTGGGAGGGTCCATGATGCCA ATCTACCTTATGGTCAGCCTCCAATTAGCTCTTCTAACAAGACCTTGACAGCAGAATTATATCCTGGCCTAACATTCAACCCCACTCGGCCACTAGCAACAGAAGAAATTCCGACATCAGTAGATGATTTCCGACTCGCTGCAAGGAATGCCATGGAAGCAG GTTTCGATGGAGTCGAAATCCATGCTGCTAACGGCTATCTCATCGATCAGTTCTTAAAGGACGGTGTCAACAATCGAACCGACGAATATGGTGGTACAATAGAGAACCGTTGCCGGTTCGCGTTAGAGGTTGTGGAGGCAGTTGTTGGTGAGATTGGAGCGGATAAAGTAGGCATCAGGCTCTCCCCATTCTCATCGTACATGGAATGCCGTGACTCGGACCCTGAAGCTCTTGGGCTCTATATGGCTAGAGCACTAAATAAATACCACGTCGCCTACGCACATTTTATCgagcctaggatagatgaccaagGAGATATTTTTGAGACCCCACATAGCTTGGGGCCCATGAGGAAGACCTTTAAGGGCTCATGGATTGTTTCTGGGGGTTATACTAGAGAAGATGGGAACAAGGCTATAGCTGATGGGGCTGCAGACTTAGTAGCATATGGGCGCTATTTCATATCAAACCCAGACCTGCCCAAGAGATTTGAGGTGAATGCAACCTTAAGTAAGTATGATAGAGCTACTTTCTATACACATGACCCTGTTGTGGGTTACACTGATTACCCTTTTATGGAACCCCACACACCCACACCAGATGGGCGTTCAGATCCCTTGACCTCATGGTGA